Sequence from the Mesorhizobium sp. PAMC28654 genome:
CACCTTCCATCAGGCAGCCGTCGCCCGACAGCACATAGGTGTAGTGATCAACGAGATCGTTGCCGAAGGCGGCGTTCATGATGCGCTCGCCAAGTGCGAAGCCGACCGAATTGGCAAGGCCCTGGCCAAGCGGGCCCGTTGTGGTCTCGATGCCGGTGGCATGGCCATATTCCGGATGCCCGGCCGTCTTCGATCCAAGCTGACGGAAATTCTTGATCTGGTCGATGGTCATGTCTTCGTAGCCGGTCAGATACAGCAGCGAATAGAGCAGCATCGAACCATGGCCGGCCGACAGGATGAACCGGTCGCGGTCGGGCCAATGGGGGTTCTTCGGATCGTATTTCAGGAAGCGCGTGAACAGCACCGTGGCAATGTCGGCGCAGCCCATGGGCAGGCCGGGATGGCCGGAATTTGCCTTCTCGACGGCGTCCATGGCGAGAAAACGGATCGCATTGGCCATCCGGTCATGTTGTTCGCGCGAGCTCATGCTTCCTCCAAGGTGGGGGGGTGGGGACCGTGGGAAGGCCCTTGAAACGGTGCCGCGACACATAGCAGGCGCGGCCTTTTAGTCAACAAATCGGTGCGCTTTTGCCTGCCTTGTGATGGGTGTCCGGGCGGCACATTAGCGTTAGCGGGGGACAGTCGCGAGAGCTTTGTTGACGTGCGCTTAACACGGCGCGTAATGTTTCCTGGATAACGCGTTCTGAACGCGAGCGATTCGGTGATGGGCAGGGCACAGGACGAAGGCCATGACCGGGGAAACGACACTGAAGGAAGTCATCGCCAGGCTGGGCAAGGCCATCGAGGGGCTGGAGAACGCCGTCGCGGCTAAGCTCGAGCATGAGCGGGACTATTCCGAAGCCGAGGCCGAGGTGCAGCGGATGAACGCCGACCGTTCGCGGCTGGCGCAGGAACTCGACAATTCCGAAGCGCGTGGCGAACGGCTGGAAGATGCCAACAAGGAAGTGTCGCGCCGGCTGGTGACCGCCATGGAAACCATCCGCGCTGTGTTGGACAGATAGGGGCTGGACAGGTAGGCCAATGGCACAGGTCACGGTTTCCATCGACGGCAAGCAGTATCGCATGGCCTGCGACGAGGGCCAGGAAGATCATCTGATCGATCTTGCCGAGCGCTTCGACCGCTATGTCTCGCAT
This genomic interval carries:
- a CDS encoding DUF4164 domain-containing protein, which produces MTGETTLKEVIARLGKAIEGLENAVAAKLEHERDYSEAEAEVQRMNADRSRLAQELDNSEARGERLEDANKEVSRRLVTAMETIRAVLDR